In one window of Paenarthrobacter nicotinovorans DNA:
- a CDS encoding DMT family transporter — MNLLIAALGVLGVASSGPLIAGTLGATSVTALAIAFWRNAIGAVVMAAPVAIREPRAFGRITRREFGWSTVAAVALAFHFACFITALQLTSVAAATALVCLQSAWIAVFQMFRGTRHRWPVLAGLGIAFVGVVAITGFDMGSSPEALLGDLLAVAGGALAGLYTLAGGKARQSMATGTYTTLCYGMCAALVALMALVSGQPLSGFDAGGWLGIIAITVCAQLVGHTAFNHLLATMSPLLVSMIILLEIPGAAILAAIFLNETLPPGIYAGLGLILAGLAVVVAGQRRKRPGTDRPEADRREAELGTD, encoded by the coding sequence GTGAACCTTCTCATCGCCGCCCTGGGAGTCCTGGGTGTTGCCTCCTCCGGACCACTGATTGCCGGGACCTTGGGTGCCACCTCGGTGACTGCACTGGCCATCGCCTTCTGGCGGAACGCCATCGGGGCTGTGGTGATGGCGGCGCCTGTAGCTATCCGGGAGCCGAGAGCGTTCGGCAGGATCACCCGGCGTGAGTTCGGCTGGTCGACGGTGGCCGCCGTCGCATTGGCATTCCACTTCGCGTGCTTCATCACCGCACTCCAGTTGACGTCCGTTGCGGCCGCTACTGCTCTGGTCTGCCTGCAGTCAGCCTGGATCGCGGTCTTCCAGATGTTCCGTGGTACCCGCCACCGCTGGCCTGTCCTGGCCGGCCTTGGCATCGCATTCGTGGGCGTTGTGGCGATCACGGGATTCGATATGGGTTCTTCCCCCGAAGCACTGCTCGGAGATCTCCTGGCCGTCGCGGGCGGGGCCCTGGCAGGTCTCTACACCCTGGCGGGCGGCAAAGCCCGGCAGTCCATGGCAACGGGAACCTACACCACGCTCTGTTACGGCATGTGCGCGGCCCTCGTGGCATTGATGGCGCTGGTCAGTGGGCAGCCGTTGTCAGGATTCGACGCCGGCGGCTGGCTGGGCATCATCGCCATCACCGTTTGTGCGCAGTTGGTGGGCCATACGGCCTTCAATCACTTGCTGGCAACGATGAGTCCCCTGCTGGTATCCATGATCATCCTGCTGGAGATCCCAGGGGCCGCCATTCTGGCAGCCATCTTCCTCAACGAAACATTGCCGCCCGGTATCTACGCCGGATTGGGACTTATACTCGCCGGCCTGGCCGTTGTGGTGGCCGGACAGAGGCGCAAGCGCCCGGGAACGGACCGCCCGGAAGCTGACCGGCGGGAAGCCGAGCTAGGCACTGACTGA
- a CDS encoding glycosyltransferase yields MSADSPLTGALQDAPEPPGVSIVIPAYNEESVIRQCLIAAIYQSVPADEIIVVDNMSTDRTARIVRQMQQEYPESPIILLRQDATQGLIPTRNHGLNSATGDVVGRIDADSVLEPDWVEQVQKAFTDKSVAAATGPVVYYDMPMRRFGLKADDKMRQLMLRLAKHQYHFLFGSNMALRRTAWETIRDEACLDEKDEMHEDIDLSLHLFEHDLKVQYVPQMVSGMSARRLEDSPRDYRYYVQRFDRTYKAHNVKKMALKAPMVVFFSVYFPAKLLRAIHTANSAQGVRRGGL; encoded by the coding sequence ATGTCAGCCGATAGCCCCTTGACGGGTGCCCTCCAGGATGCCCCGGAACCCCCCGGGGTCTCCATCGTCATCCCGGCGTATAACGAAGAAAGCGTCATCCGCCAGTGCCTCATCGCTGCCATCTACCAGTCTGTCCCTGCTGACGAGATCATCGTGGTGGACAACATGTCCACGGACCGGACAGCACGGATTGTGCGGCAGATGCAGCAGGAATACCCCGAGAGCCCCATCATTCTCCTGCGGCAGGACGCAACGCAGGGTCTCATCCCCACACGCAACCACGGCCTGAACAGCGCTACGGGGGACGTCGTGGGCCGCATCGATGCCGACTCTGTCCTGGAACCGGATTGGGTTGAGCAGGTCCAGAAGGCGTTCACTGACAAGTCCGTGGCCGCTGCCACGGGGCCGGTGGTGTACTACGACATGCCCATGCGCCGGTTCGGACTCAAGGCCGATGACAAGATGCGCCAACTCATGCTGCGCCTGGCCAAGCACCAGTACCACTTCCTGTTCGGCTCCAACATGGCCCTTCGCCGGACTGCCTGGGAAACCATCCGCGACGAGGCATGCCTCGATGAGAAGGATGAGATGCACGAGGACATCGACCTCTCGCTGCACCTTTTTGAGCACGACCTCAAAGTCCAGTACGTGCCCCAGATGGTCTCGGGCATGTCCGCGCGCAGGCTGGAAGACTCACCGAGGGACTACCGCTACTACGTCCAACGCTTTGACCGGACCTATAAGGCACATAACGTCAAAAAGATGGCCCTGAAAGCCCCCATGGTGGTGTTCTTCTCCGTGTATTTCCCCGCCAAATTGCTGCGGGCCATCCACACAGCCAATTCGGCTCAGGGCGTCCGCCGCGGCGGTCTGTAA